In Streptomyces hawaiiensis, one genomic interval encodes:
- a CDS encoding DUF5995 family protein: protein MPRCEQVPPAVDTPVDAVISRMRALDAALHPRDGVAVFNRVYLAVTEAVDRYVDTGRFADAHAAITLDVRFAQRYLAAVETVADERRPPACWRPLFQFRRHPGVRPLQFALAGINAHIGHDLALAVVDTCRTLGCAPVDLEDEFDLVGDLLVSLEERIREDLMPAPDLFRIADPLTHLLGSWSLDRARAAAWTAARALWALRELPDVTDEFTERLDTAVGFAGRMLLTPLAEPGFRP from the coding sequence ATGCCGCGATGCGAACAAGTCCCCCCAGCCGTGGACACTCCGGTCGACGCCGTCATCTCCCGTATGCGCGCGCTCGACGCGGCCCTGCACCCGCGGGACGGGGTGGCGGTCTTCAACCGCGTCTACCTCGCGGTGACGGAGGCGGTGGACCGGTACGTCGACACCGGGCGGTTCGCGGACGCCCACGCCGCGATCACGCTGGACGTACGGTTCGCGCAGCGGTATCTGGCGGCCGTCGAGACGGTGGCGGACGAGCGGCGCCCGCCCGCCTGCTGGCGGCCGCTGTTCCAGTTCCGCCGCCATCCCGGGGTACGGCCGTTACAGTTCGCGCTGGCGGGTATCAACGCGCACATCGGGCACGATCTCGCGCTGGCCGTCGTGGACACCTGTCGTACGCTCGGCTGCGCACCCGTCGATCTGGAGGACGAGTTCGACCTGGTGGGCGATCTCCTCGTCTCGCTGGAGGAGCGCATCCGCGAAGATCTGATGCCGGCCCCCGACCTGTTCCGGATCGCCGACCCGCTGACCCACCTGCTCGGCTCCTGGAGCCTGGACCGCGCCCGGGCCGCCGCGTGGACGGCGGCCCGGGCCCTGTGGGCCCTGCGTGAACTCCCCGACGTCACCGACGAGTTCACGGAGCGCCTGGACACGGCGGTGGGCTTCGCGGGTCGCATGCTGCTCACGCCCCTGGCCGAGCCCGGCTTCCGGCCCTAG